A genome region from Nocardia sp. NBC_01730 includes the following:
- a CDS encoding cytochrome P450, with translation MDYHPATLGGVQTAVGSLCRGLERAGHRVTLFVAPLPGADTDPIPNVVELHAVAALAVNGFAMVLPTKRNDRLIDAEFAARGPIDVVHTHTTYGVAIAGMKAARRHRLPLVHTAQSRDDAFIEHTSSAPYPAALAMRALHGRFVPHCDHMPQVPESRAARHAWWTIVGQARAADQVIAPTRHFAQLMVAHGLTRPIQVVSNGVDDEVLQSCGSSAISGPPADGPLRLVWSGRLSNEKRLLESIDAVRRTDSCTLDIYGDGDLRDDAAAVIAEHHLNDRIRLHGRVTQAECIYAMSRCDALLFPSYGFDTQGMVLLEAVAVGLPIVYCDPELDESVPTGGGIRTADPSVDRIAETISELADNPPALADMREVLGRHCDSVLQSRHTGAVVEIYRQAGEESAHSPKSEMPHTLSQIPTAPGRLPLVGHSLRALRGAPTFMTSLSELGPIVRIFFGQKMGYVLTTPELVREVGLGDAEFNREDLREAIKDVAGGSVNVLRGEEHKLRRRMIAPALRQSRLAEYTKSAADIADTWSAGLPSGRRVDLMDEAHGLVLDTVSSTLFTADFSAGARREIRDNVPWLLSQVILRTALPPQLRRLRVIANWRWRRKARHLRAAIGDVVSEYRRCEEDFNDVVSALIRHTDGETGATLSDEHIIDEAILMLAGGVGSTASLTGWLWHEVMRRPQVAEQLYDELDAVVGSGPVRAEHLGALPYLKQVVAETLRFWGPWISAGTAEGDITIGGLDIPDGTAIMFSPYMVQHDKRYFANPEAFDPARWSPERAGANDKKASLSFGIGRRRCLGDHFAMLEIALASAALLARWRPTPHPDYVVRASNRDFVLSPSALPVTLHPR, from the coding sequence ATGGACTACCACCCGGCCACGCTCGGCGGAGTCCAGACCGCAGTCGGCTCGCTGTGTCGCGGGCTCGAGCGCGCGGGTCACCGCGTCACGCTCTTCGTGGCACCGCTACCGGGTGCGGACACCGACCCGATCCCGAACGTCGTCGAACTCCACGCCGTCGCCGCGCTCGCTGTCAACGGTTTCGCAATGGTGCTGCCTACCAAGCGCAATGACAGGCTGATCGACGCGGAATTCGCCGCACGCGGCCCGATCGACGTCGTACACACGCACACGACCTACGGCGTCGCTATCGCTGGTATGAAAGCAGCACGGCGGCATCGGCTTCCGCTGGTGCATACCGCGCAGAGCCGCGACGACGCGTTCATCGAACACACCTCGTCCGCTCCATATCCGGCAGCACTGGCGATGCGCGCACTGCACGGCCGGTTCGTCCCGCACTGCGATCACATGCCGCAGGTGCCGGAAAGCCGTGCGGCGCGCCATGCCTGGTGGACGATAGTCGGTCAGGCCCGAGCCGCTGACCAGGTGATCGCACCGACGCGCCATTTCGCCCAACTGATGGTCGCACACGGGCTGACGCGACCGATTCAGGTCGTGTCCAACGGCGTCGACGATGAAGTACTCCAAAGCTGCGGTAGCAGTGCCATTTCCGGACCGCCGGCCGACGGACCGCTGCGGCTTGTCTGGAGTGGAAGGCTTTCCAACGAGAAGCGTCTGCTCGAATCGATCGACGCAGTGCGGCGCACCGACAGCTGCACCCTCGACATCTATGGCGACGGCGATTTGCGAGATGATGCTGCCGCCGTGATTGCCGAACATCATCTCAACGATCGAATCCGGTTGCACGGTAGGGTTACCCAGGCAGAGTGTATCTACGCCATGTCCCGATGCGACGCTCTGCTGTTTCCTTCCTACGGATTCGACACGCAAGGCATGGTCCTGCTCGAGGCGGTGGCGGTGGGGCTTCCGATTGTCTATTGCGATCCCGAACTCGACGAGTCCGTGCCCACCGGTGGCGGCATTCGCACCGCGGATCCGTCGGTCGATCGTATCGCCGAGACGATCTCCGAGCTCGCCGACAACCCTCCGGCACTCGCCGACATGCGCGAGGTACTCGGCAGGCACTGCGACTCTGTTCTTCAGTCACGTCACACGGGGGCAGTCGTCGAAATCTACCGGCAGGCAGGTGAGGAATCGGCGCACAGCCCGAAATCGGAAATGCCGCACACCCTTTCGCAGATTCCCACGGCGCCGGGCAGGCTGCCGCTCGTGGGGCACAGCCTGCGGGCACTGCGCGGCGCCCCGACATTCATGACGTCGCTGTCCGAGCTCGGTCCGATAGTGCGGATATTTTTCGGGCAGAAGATGGGATACGTCCTCACCACCCCGGAGCTGGTTCGCGAGGTCGGTCTAGGCGACGCTGAATTCAATCGTGAAGACCTGCGGGAGGCGATCAAGGATGTTGCAGGCGGCTCGGTCAACGTCTTACGCGGCGAGGAGCACAAGCTGCGTCGCAGGATGATCGCGCCCGCTCTGCGCCAGAGCCGACTCGCCGAGTACACGAAGTCGGCGGCCGATATCGCCGACACGTGGTCGGCGGGACTTCCATCGGGCAGACGCGTGGATCTGATGGACGAGGCCCACGGCCTGGTGCTCGACACTGTTTCGTCGACGCTGTTCACCGCCGACTTCAGCGCCGGCGCACGACGCGAGATCCGGGACAACGTGCCTTGGCTGCTCAGCCAGGTGATTCTGCGGACCGCGTTACCGCCGCAACTGCGCCGTCTCCGTGTCATCGCCAACTGGCGGTGGCGCAGGAAGGCGCGGCACCTGCGTGCCGCTATCGGCGATGTAGTGTCCGAATATCGCCGTTGCGAAGAGGATTTCAATGACGTGGTGTCCGCGCTGATCCGGCATACGGATGGCGAGACCGGAGCGACGTTGTCCGACGAGCACATCATCGACGAAGCGATCCTGATGCTCGCCGGCGGTGTCGGGTCCACGGCGTCGCTGACAGGCTGGCTGTGGCACGAGGTGATGCGCCGCCCCCAGGTTGCCGAGCAGCTGTACGACGAACTCGATGCTGTCGTGGGATCGGGCCCTGTTCGCGCCGAGCATCTCGGCGCGCTCCCCTACCTGAAACAGGTTGTGGCCGAGACACTTCGCTTCTGGGGACCTTGGATCAGCGCAGGTACCGCCGAAGGCGACATCACCATCGGCGGGCTCGATATTCCGGATGGCACAGCAATCATGTTCAGCCCCTATATGGTCCAGCACGACAAACGCTATTTCGCCAATCCGGAAGCGTTCGACCCGGCGCGCTGGTCCCCGGAACGCGCCGGTGCGAACGATAAGAAAGCCAGCCTGTCGTTCGGTATCGGCCGTCGCCGCTGCCTGGGTGATCACTTCGCGATGCTCGAGATCGCGCTGGCGTCGGCAGCGCTGCTGGCACGCTGGCGGCCGACGCCCCACCCGGATTACGTGGTGCGGGCGTCGAATCGGGACTTCGTCCTGTCGCCCTCGGCCCTGCCGGTCACCCTGCACCCGCGATAG
- a CDS encoding general stress protein yields the protein MANAHRGFAAMDEDRQRKIASQGGKASSGSFDNDPKRASEAGKKGAAAQPTEAKRRGGENSHRNR from the coding sequence ATGGCCAACGCCCACCGCGGCTTTGCCGCCATGGACGAAGACCGGCAGCGCAAGATCGCCAGCCAGGGTGGCAAGGCGAGCAGCGGCAGCTTCGACAACGATCCCAAGCGTGCCAGCGAGGCAGGCAAGAAGGGTGCTGCGGCCCAGCCCACCGAGGCCAAGCGCCGCGGCGGCGAGAACAGCCACCGGAACCGCTGA
- a CDS encoding glycosyltransferase 87 family protein, with protein MSSVTATTDTPMSQNRRLGRAVRLSPVLSVAFSAFCLLTPVWPFHKITGGFIDLQVYRLGVDALRHGADMYGQLPQTTIGAGLPFIYPPFAALALSPFAMLPWDVAALTFFVSSVAALAITLYLVARRVWPEEARRRLAVWATACATPLGLLLEPIHSTLDFGQVNLLLMALVAADCLTHKPRWRRGMLIGIAAAIKLTPAAFVLYFLVRRDYRAAATAAVTGAAATAVGFAILPKESVKYWFGGLGNVSGLSGSAFHTNQSIQAVFARLEVPEPAFTAVWLVLGALLLVLVVIAMRRAADFPALALAINAVFTLLVSPISWSHHWVWIAPALFALVGYTTRLPGRRAIGWWVTILVTTAVFVIGPQNWLPDGEHRESAWTPWQHVIGNTYVWFSVVLVMLYLLGTRRAAASRNVDRPRDGYALTPNPQP; from the coding sequence ATGAGTAGTGTCACGGCCACCACCGATACGCCGATGTCCCAGAACCGTCGACTCGGGCGTGCGGTGCGGCTGTCACCTGTCCTCTCAGTCGCGTTCTCCGCGTTCTGTCTCCTGACGCCGGTCTGGCCGTTCCACAAGATCACTGGCGGGTTCATCGACCTGCAGGTGTATCGACTGGGCGTCGACGCGCTGCGCCACGGCGCCGATATGTACGGCCAGCTGCCGCAGACCACCATCGGTGCCGGCCTTCCGTTCATCTATCCGCCGTTCGCCGCGCTCGCGCTGAGCCCGTTCGCGATGCTGCCCTGGGACGTGGCTGCCCTGACCTTCTTCGTCTCCTCAGTGGCCGCGCTCGCGATCACGCTCTACCTGGTCGCCCGGCGGGTGTGGCCGGAGGAGGCGCGGCGCAGGCTCGCGGTCTGGGCGACGGCATGTGCGACCCCTCTCGGACTGCTGCTGGAGCCGATTCATTCGACGCTGGACTTCGGTCAGGTCAACCTGCTGCTGATGGCGCTGGTCGCCGCGGACTGCCTGACGCACAAGCCTCGTTGGCGCCGGGGCATGCTGATCGGCATCGCTGCCGCGATCAAACTGACACCCGCGGCGTTCGTGCTGTATTTCCTGGTACGCAGGGATTACCGCGCCGCCGCTACGGCCGCCGTCACCGGCGCGGCCGCTACGGCGGTCGGCTTCGCGATCCTGCCGAAGGAGTCGGTCAAGTACTGGTTCGGCGGTCTCGGGAACGTGTCCGGGCTGAGCGGGTCGGCATTTCACACCAACCAGTCGATTCAGGCGGTTTTCGCGCGGCTCGAGGTGCCCGAACCCGCCTTCACCGCGGTCTGGCTGGTGCTCGGCGCCCTGCTGCTCGTGCTGGTCGTTATCGCGATGCGCCGGGCGGCCGACTTCCCCGCGCTGGCGCTGGCCATCAACGCCGTGTTCACCCTTCTGGTCTCGCCGATCTCCTGGTCGCACCACTGGGTGTGGATCGCGCCCGCGCTATTCGCCCTCGTTGGCTATACCACCCGCCTTCCGGGGAGACGGGCGATCGGCTGGTGGGTGACGATCCTGGTCACGACGGCGGTGTTCGTGATCGGACCGCAGAACTGGCTGCCCGACGGCGAGCACCGGGAATCCGCATGGACGCCATGGCAGCATGTCATCGGCAACACCTATGTCTGGTTCAGTGTTGTGCTGGTCATGCTTTACTTGCTGGGCACAAGGCGGGCTGCGGCATCGCGAAATGTGGATCGGCCGCGCGACGGGTACGCACTGACGCCGAACCCTCAGCCCTGA
- a CDS encoding amino acid permease yields MTDTRSTSDDERRLAELGYKQELARSWSGFSNFAISFTIVSILTGGLASYGIGLANGGPITMAWGWPLVSVMVLFVGLAMAELASAYPTSGGLYWWASELGGPVWGWFTGWFNLIGQIAVTAAIDYGAAIFTTVVLNVIGIDIGTDRTAIFLVFAAILVLHAVLNAIGPHLSAVINNVSAWWHVGGVVIFVVVLGFGAKHHQSVEFVFTETVDNSAVGFGGVAFSFLLGLLHGQYTFTGYDASAHMSEETHDASRMAAKGIINTIIVSAIAGYLLIMAVTFAIPDLDDALDPEMNSGYPVIYILENSLNSFWSSLLLVIAAIAQLFCGYASVTSASRMLFAFSRDGAVPGSALWSKLSARRVPVNAVLFISFFAFVLLIPSMLVPAANAPTAYAAATSVATIGLYIAYGIPVLLRQLHGARFRNGPWQLGPWYRPVGVVALIWIVLISFLFILPTDDRGYPWNSEFTWNTVNYAPITLVGVVGAIGIWWLISARTWFTGPKRTVDEPPAGEPEAEAPAII; encoded by the coding sequence ATGACCGACACCCGATCCACCTCCGACGACGAACGTCGGCTGGCCGAACTCGGCTACAAACAAGAACTGGCCAGATCGTGGTCTGGATTCTCCAATTTCGCCATCAGCTTCACCATCGTCTCCATTCTCACCGGTGGATTGGCCAGTTACGGCATCGGTTTGGCCAATGGTGGCCCGATCACCATGGCCTGGGGATGGCCACTGGTCTCGGTCATGGTGTTGTTCGTTGGGTTGGCCATGGCGGAACTGGCCTCCGCCTATCCCACCTCCGGCGGCCTGTACTGGTGGGCCTCGGAACTCGGCGGACCGGTGTGGGGATGGTTCACCGGGTGGTTCAACCTGATCGGGCAGATCGCAGTGACCGCGGCGATCGATTACGGCGCGGCCATCTTCACCACCGTGGTGCTGAACGTCATCGGCATCGACATCGGTACCGACCGCACCGCGATATTCTTGGTGTTCGCCGCGATTCTGGTTCTGCACGCCGTGCTGAACGCGATCGGCCCGCACCTGTCCGCGGTGATCAACAACGTGTCCGCGTGGTGGCACGTCGGCGGTGTGGTGATTTTCGTGGTCGTGCTCGGGTTCGGAGCGAAGCACCACCAGAGCGTCGAATTCGTCTTCACTGAAACGGTCGACAACAGCGCGGTCGGATTCGGCGGGGTGGCATTCAGCTTCCTACTCGGCCTGCTACACGGGCAATACACGTTCACCGGATACGACGCGTCCGCGCACATGTCGGAGGAGACCCACGACGCTTCCCGTATGGCGGCCAAGGGCATTATCAATACGATCATCGTTTCGGCGATCGCCGGATATCTGCTCATCATGGCGGTGACGTTCGCGATTCCTGATCTCGACGACGCGCTCGATCCAGAGATGAACAGCGGCTACCCGGTGATCTACATCCTGGAGAACTCGCTGAATTCGTTCTGGTCGAGTCTGCTGCTGGTCATCGCGGCGATCGCGCAATTATTCTGCGGCTACGCTTCGGTGACCTCGGCCTCCCGCATGCTGTTCGCGTTCTCACGCGACGGCGCCGTGCCCGGGTCGGCGCTGTGGTCGAAGCTGTCGGCGCGGAGGGTGCCGGTGAACGCGGTGCTGTTCATTTCGTTCTTCGCCTTCGTCCTGCTGATTCCGTCGATGCTGGTGCCCGCGGCGAACGCGCCGACCGCGTACGCGGCGGCCACCTCGGTCGCGACCATCGGCCTGTATATCGCGTACGGCATACCGGTTCTGCTGCGCCAGCTGCACGGGGCCCGATTCCGCAACGGCCCATGGCAACTCGGCCCGTGGTATCGGCCGGTCGGTGTGGTCGCGCTGATCTGGATCGTGCTGATCAGCTTCCTGTTCATCCTGCCCACCGACGACCGCGGCTATCCGTGGAACAGCGAATTCACCTGGAACACAGTGAATTACGCTCCGATCACCCTGGTCGGCGTGGTGGGCGCGATCGGAATCTGGTGGCTGATATCGGCGCGGACCTGGTTCACCGGCCCGAAGCGGACGGTGGACGAGCCGCCCGCCGGTGAACCGGAAGCCGAGGCGCCCGC
- a CDS encoding nuclear transport factor 2 family protein: MLSLQEISDRLEIEDLMVRYSHAVDTKQWDLLDDVFTPDAHIDYSAMGGSVGDLASTKKFLASVLPNFPAFQHLISNSSIIVDGDTATGRTMCHNPMMVSGGDGPPSMMLCGLWYLDTFVRVDGQWRIKKRVEEKSFLFVAPSAPGMS, from the coding sequence ATGCTGTCGTTGCAGGAGATTTCGGATCGACTGGAGATCGAGGATCTGATGGTGCGGTATTCGCACGCGGTCGATACCAAGCAATGGGACCTGTTGGACGACGTGTTCACCCCCGACGCGCACATCGACTACTCGGCCATGGGTGGATCGGTGGGCGACCTGGCATCCACGAAGAAGTTTCTCGCGTCGGTGCTGCCGAATTTTCCTGCATTCCAACACCTGATCAGCAACTCGTCCATCATCGTCGATGGTGACACGGCCACCGGACGCACGATGTGCCACAACCCGATGATGGTGTCCGGCGGCGACGGTCCACCGAGCATGATGTTGTGCGGGTTGTGGTACCTGGACACATTCGTCCGAGTCGATGGGCAGTGGCGGATCAAGAAGCGGGTCGAGGAGAAGAGCTTCCTCTTCGTCGCGCCGTCGGCCCCAGGAATGAGTTGA
- a CDS encoding ABC transporter substrate-binding protein — protein sequence MRALAPIAVCDELVDNRATALLLLVGHPEPTVSIVKSVRRDQRLAEIMIGAPAGQPEFAEWARLLGDDSAAIPFLRYLPERLSPLGARVETALRERLAEAPSFVAFEGYDTGTVLADMLRAHGEDRARTAESWPRVAVEGTRGQIQFSRTPGISVWQWAANVNRYRAEISARTAEFPAAPTGSG from the coding sequence ATGCGAGCACTCGCCCCCATTGCCGTGTGCGACGAACTCGTCGACAATCGCGCGACAGCCCTCCTTCTTCTGGTCGGCCACCCGGAGCCGACAGTGTCGATCGTCAAGTCTGTTCGCCGCGACCAGCGCCTCGCCGAGATCATGATCGGTGCTCCGGCCGGGCAACCGGAGTTCGCCGAATGGGCGAGGTTGCTGGGCGACGACAGCGCCGCGATCCCGTTCTTGCGCTACCTGCCCGAGCGCCTCAGCCCACTCGGTGCACGAGTCGAGACGGCGCTGCGCGAGCGGCTGGCCGAAGCGCCCTCCTTCGTCGCCTTCGAGGGCTACGACACGGGCACCGTCCTCGCCGATATGCTGCGTGCTCACGGCGAGGACCGGGCGCGCACTGCCGAATCCTGGCCGCGCGTCGCGGTCGAAGGCACCCGCGGGCAGATCCAGTTCTCCCGCACGCCAGGCATCAGCGTTTGGCAATGGGCGGCGAATGTAAATCGTTATCGCGCAGAGATTTCCGCTCGGACGGCGGAGTTTCCCGCCGCTCCGACCGGTTCCGGGTGA
- a CDS encoding ANTAR domain-containing protein — MSDDVTAPGDLDPVAARAVIEQAKGAVMLVYGLDAEEAFAILRVRSQETNTKLRVLAAKVAAELPSVGVPAVTTELRSRVTRLLSTAHEQLR; from the coding sequence GTGAGCGACGATGTCACAGCACCCGGTGACCTGGATCCGGTGGCCGCGCGAGCGGTGATCGAGCAGGCCAAAGGGGCCGTGATGCTGGTCTACGGGCTCGACGCCGAGGAGGCGTTCGCCATCCTTCGGGTGCGCTCCCAGGAAACCAACACCAAGCTGCGGGTCTTAGCCGCCAAAGTAGCCGCCGAACTACCGTCGGTCGGCGTCCCCGCGGTCACCACCGAACTGCGCAGTAGAGTCACCCGCTTGCTGTCGACCGCGCACGAACAACTCCGATAG
- a CDS encoding ankyrin repeat domain-containing protein, which yields MTDDEIDPELIELAGKVFDFARRGDAAGLATFVDAGVPVNLTNDAGDTLLMLAAYHGHGDAVATLLERSADPNRANDKGQTPLAGAVFKGETEIVRQLAAAGADPDAGTPSARDAAVMFGKTEVLELFGGSAPR from the coding sequence GTGACCGACGACGAGATTGATCCGGAACTGATCGAGCTGGCCGGGAAGGTCTTCGACTTCGCTCGACGCGGTGACGCGGCGGGCCTGGCGACCTTCGTGGACGCGGGCGTGCCGGTGAACCTCACCAACGACGCGGGCGACACACTACTCATGCTCGCGGCGTATCACGGTCACGGCGATGCCGTCGCGACCCTGCTGGAGCGGTCCGCCGATCCGAACCGCGCCAATGACAAGGGCCAAACCCCGTTGGCCGGGGCGGTTTTCAAGGGTGAGACCGAGATCGTGCGGCAGCTCGCCGCAGCGGGCGCCGACCCGGACGCTGGCACGCCGTCGGCGCGTGACGCCGCCGTCATGTTCGGCAAGACCGAGGTGCTCGAGCTGTTCGGGGGCTCGGCGCCGCGCTAG
- a CDS encoding FAD-dependent oxidoreductase — protein MSERLVVIGGDATGMSAASQARRMMDTSKLGIVVFERGRFASFSACGIPYWVGGDVADRDALIARTPQEHRARDIDLRLRTEVTEIDVDGSRVRSRDLASGGESWTAYDHLVIATGARPIRPPLPGIDTDGVHGVQTLDDGQALIETLERGEGNRAVVVGAGYIGVEMAEALIRRGYDVTMVNRGAEPMSTLDPDMGALVRDAMCGLGIKIVCHAEVTEIRTGDDGRVAAVVADTTEYPADVVVLGIGVRPETELARAAGLPLGEHGGLLTDLAMRVRGRTNVWAGGDCVEVLDLVSGRERHIPLGTHANKHGQIIGAGIGGGYATFPGVVGTAVSKVCDLEVARTGLREKDARAAGVQYVTVTVEATSRSGYYPGAATMTVKMLAERHTGRLLGVQIVGREGAGKRVDIAAVALTARMTVEQMTALDLGYAPPFSPVWDPVLVAARKAVTAVRKRG, from the coding sequence ATGAGCGAGCGACTGGTGGTCATCGGCGGTGACGCGACGGGCATGTCGGCGGCCTCGCAGGCGCGCAGGATGATGGACACGAGCAAGCTGGGGATCGTCGTCTTCGAACGCGGCCGGTTCGCTTCGTTCTCCGCCTGCGGTATTCCATACTGGGTCGGCGGCGACGTAGCCGACCGGGACGCCCTGATCGCCCGCACACCCCAGGAACACCGCGCCCGCGACATCGACCTGCGACTGCGTACCGAGGTGACCGAGATCGACGTCGACGGTTCCCGGGTTCGCTCCCGTGACCTCGCGTCCGGTGGCGAGTCGTGGACGGCCTACGACCACCTCGTGATCGCCACCGGCGCCCGCCCGATCCGCCCGCCGCTACCCGGCATCGACACCGACGGCGTCCACGGCGTCCAGACCCTCGACGACGGCCAGGCGCTGATCGAGACGCTGGAGCGGGGCGAAGGCAACCGCGCCGTGGTGGTGGGTGCCGGCTACATCGGCGTCGAGATGGCGGAGGCGTTGATCCGGCGTGGCTACGACGTCACGATGGTCAACCGTGGCGCCGAGCCGATGTCCACCCTCGATCCGGACATGGGTGCCCTGGTTCGTGATGCGATGTGCGGATTGGGCATCAAGATCGTGTGCCATGCCGAAGTGACCGAAATCCGGACCGGGGACGACGGCCGCGTGGCCGCGGTCGTGGCGGACACCACCGAATACCCAGCCGACGTCGTGGTGCTCGGTATCGGTGTCCGACCGGAAACGGAGCTGGCGCGCGCGGCCGGGCTGCCGCTGGGCGAGCACGGCGGCCTGCTGACAGATCTAGCCATGCGGGTGCGCGGCCGGACGAACGTCTGGGCGGGCGGCGATTGTGTCGAAGTGCTCGATCTGGTCTCCGGCCGCGAACGTCATATCCCTCTCGGCACCCACGCCAACAAGCACGGCCAGATCATCGGCGCGGGGATCGGCGGGGGATACGCGACCTTTCCCGGTGTCGTCGGCACCGCGGTCAGCAAGGTATGCGACCTGGAGGTGGCGCGAACAGGCTTGCGCGAAAAGGACGCTCGCGCTGCGGGCGTGCAATACGTGACGGTCACCGTCGAAGCCACAAGTCGTTCGGGCTATTACCCCGGTGCGGCGACAATGACGGTGAAGATGCTCGCCGAGCGCCACACCGGCCGCCTGCTCGGCGTGCAGATCGTGGGACGCGAAGGCGCGGGCAAGCGCGTCGACATCGCCGCGGTCGCGCTGACCGCCAGGATGACCGTCGAGCAGATGACAGCCCTGGACCTCGGTTATGCGCCACCGTTCTCACCGGTGTGGGACCCGGTTCTGGTGGCGGCCCGCAAAGCGGTCACCGCCGTCCGGAAGCGGGGCTAG